The stretch of DNA GGCTGACGCGGAGTTGTGCGCTTCCGTGGAGTTCGCGGCGCATGGCCTGCAGTTGCTTCGATGGGATACCGGAGATGCGGACGACGCCGACACTCTGGTATTCTTCGAAGATGTCGACGAGTGCGTCGACTTCCTCGCGCTTCCACTCGGGAATGACCTCTGTTTTGCGCTCGGCTTCTGCAGACATTATGCCACCCTCACACTCGGGCCCATCGTCGTCTTGACGTAGACGCTGTCGATGTTGAGCGGCCCTTTTTCCAGGTTTGCTTCCAGACGCCGGAGGATAACGTCGACGTTCTCGCCGATATCCTCAGGAGACATGTCTTCTGCACCCACGCGGGTGTGGAAGGTCCGCCGGTCGCGGCTCCGGAGCTGGACGGTGTTTTTCATACGATTCACTACCTCGACAACGTCGTCGTCGGGCTGGAGTGGTGTTGGCATCTTACCGCGTGGACCGAGAACGGTACCAAGGTGCCGACCGATGTCCTGCATCTTCGAGACTTCTGCAACGAAGAAGTCGGTCTCGTCTGCTAAGTCCTTGGCTGCGTTCGTGTCATCTCCGAGGTCTTCGATGTCGTCTTTACCCATGACGGTCGCGACATCTTCTGCTCGGAGTGCGGTTTCACCATCGGCGAAGACCACAATCTGGGTCTCCTGACCGGTCCCCGCTGGGAGGACGACACTCTCATCAACACGTTTCGACGGCTCGTTTAAGTCGAGGTCGCGCAGGTTAATCGCGAGGTCGACCGTTTCGCGGAACTTCCGCTCAGGTGCCTCGTCGAGTGCGCGAGAGACTGCTTGCACTATATCATATTCTGCCATCATTCACCTCCGTAGTACGCTTTCGTAGCTTCTACGGGATGAAACAGGCTGCGTGCCTGCCTCACCCGATTTCACGCCTAAGACGAACTTAAAAGCGTCGAACGGCGCGTGGCCGTGAGAACAGTTGTGTAGGTTATTCGACGAGGATGTCGTCGTATTTGCCCGAGTCGACGCGCTGTTTGAACGTGCGAGCGTCCTCACCGTCGATGGTGACGCCGAGGGAGGCACACGTCCCACCGACTTCCTTCGCCGCGTTCTTCACGTCGTACGAGAGGAGGTCGGTCTGTTTCTGCTTCGCGATTTTCTTGACCTGTTCGACCGTGATGTCAGCGACGAAGTCCGCCTGTGGGCGGCCGCTGCCGGTCTCGAAGCCGACCTCGTCTTTGATGAGGGCGGCCGTTGGTGGTACACCGACGTCGATGTCGAACGAGCCATCGTCGTCGTACGTGATAGTGACGGGCACTTCCATGCCGTCGAACGCTGCGGTCAGGTCGTTAATCTCGGAAACAACAGCCTGCACGTCAACAGGGGTGGGGCCGAGCTCGGGACCGAGCGGTGGGCCAGGGTTGGCCTTACCGCCGGGTACGAGTGCTTCGATAGTTCCAGCCATATCCGACACAACCGCTCGGTTGGTTTTAAGAATTGTCTTTTGGCGACAGCGCCCTTAGCGCACTGGGATGCCGTGGCGTGCGAGATAGTCGCTCGCGGCTTTGATGTCGATTGGACTGCCGATGAGTCGAACCGAGTCTGACGGCTCCTCGGTTGCCGTCAGCATGAACTCGGCGTCGAGTGCGTCCCGCACTGTCGCGTACACGTCTGCGGGAAGCACGATTTGGGTGCTGTCGCGGAAGCGTTCGGCATCGGACATCAGGTACGTAGGGCCACACGACACCCCTGCAAAAG from Haladaptatus sp. ZSTT2 encodes:
- a CDS encoding 50S ribosomal protein L11 gives rise to the protein MAGTIEALVPGGKANPGPPLGPELGPTPVDVQAVVSEINDLTAAFDGMEVPVTITYDDDGSFDIDVGVPPTAALIKDEVGFETGSGRPQADFVADITVEQVKKIAKQKQTDLLSYDVKNAAKEVGGTCASLGVTIDGEDARTFKQRVDSGKYDDILVE
- a CDS encoding 50S ribosomal protein L1 produces the protein MAEYDIVQAVSRALDEAPERKFRETVDLAINLRDLDLNEPSKRVDESVVLPAGTGQETQIVVFADGETALRAEDVATVMGKDDIEDLGDDTNAAKDLADETDFFVAEVSKMQDIGRHLGTVLGPRGKMPTPLQPDDDVVEVVNRMKNTVQLRSRDRRTFHTRVGAEDMSPEDIGENVDVILRRLEANLEKGPLNIDSVYVKTTMGPSVRVA
- a CDS encoding VNG_1110C family protein, translating into MSDAERFRDSTQIVLPADVYATVRDALDAEFMLTATEEPSDSVRLIGSPIDIKAASDYLARHGIPVR